The sequence below is a genomic window from Terriglobia bacterium.
GGAGAACTGATGCTCAAAGGTTTCAAACAGTTCATGATGCGGGGCAACGTCATCGACCTGGCGGTCGCTGTCGTTATCGGCGCGGCATTTGGGGCAGTTGTGACAGCCCTGGTTAAGGACTTAATCACTCCGCTCATCGCCGCGATCGCCGGAAAACCGGATTTTTCGGCCATTATTTTCGAGGTCCGCGGCAGCAAATTCATGATCGGAGAGTTCATAAATGCGCTGGTGTCTTTTCTGTTGATTTCGGCCGCTATTTACTTTTTTGTTGTGCTGCCGGTAAACGCCCTCACCGCGCGAATGCGCCGTGGTGAAGCGCCGCCGGATCCGACTACAAAGAAATGCCCGGAATGCTTGAGCGATGTGCCGCTGGCCGCCAAACGTTGTGCATTCTGCACGTCTCCTTTGGGTGCCAAAGTCTCAGGATGACCTGAGTTGAAAGCGGACTATCAACGCATGTTGGGTTAAGCCCAATAGTTTCGAAGCCACAAGGGCATAGTTTTATGACCCGGTTCGTCTCCGATATTTGTCCACCATCTTCGACGTCACATCCTTCTCGGAAATCAACATTGCCGGTGGGTTGGCCGTTCAGCTACGTCGTACAGCAGTGGATAAGACGAACTTGAAGGGGATATACGATTTCAAGCGGGAATGGACGCCAGATCCGATTATTTCGGCGGTGAATTGGTAAAAAAGATGTCCGGTGTTACATGAAAGAATCGCGCCAGGCGCTCGATATGATTCCGGTTGAAACGCCGGCGGCCGGCAAGCAGATCCGAGATCGCCGATTCTTTCAGGCCGGTTCCCTCCGCCACAACGCGTTGCGTCACCTGTTTAGTCTCGATCAAGTGCGCGAGCATTTCCGCCTCGGTAACGTCGGGGATGGAATGATGCGCCTGCTCGTACTTTTCAATCAAGCCGGATAGGACCTCCAGATACGCGCTGGCGTCGCGGCTGCGCTTCGGCTCGACGATGAGTTCATCCACGATCGCCAGCGCCTCTTTCAATTCCCGCTCCGAGCGGATCGGCCGCAGGGGGAAGCGGCGGCAGAACTCCCAATATTCTTCAGTGGCCAGCATTTTCATCGT
It includes:
- the mscL gene encoding large conductance mechanosensitive channel protein MscL — its product is MLKGFKQFMMRGNVIDLAVAVVIGAAFGAVVTALVKDLITPLIAAIAGKPDFSAIIFEVRGSKFMIGEFINALVSFLLISAAIYFFVVLPVNALTARMRRGEAPPDPTTKKCPECLSDVPLAAKRCAFCTSPLGAKVSG
- a CDS encoding helix-turn-helix domain-containing protein, whose amino-acid sequence is MKMLATEEYWEFCRRFPLRPIRSERELKEALAIVDELIVEPKRSRDASAYLEVLSGLIEKYEQAHHSIPDVTEAEMLAHLIETKQVTQRVVAEGTGLKESAISDLLAGRRRFNRNHIERLARFFHVTPDIFFTNSPPK